CATGACTATTCGCTTGCTGACCATCCCGATCAGTCACTACTGCGAAAAGGCCCGCTGGGGCCTGGAGCGGCTCGGCCTCGCCTACCACGAAGAGGCGCATATCCAGGGGTTCCATTATTGGCGAACCTGGCGTCTGAGTCGCCAGCCGCTGGTCCCGGTCCTGATCGACAACGGGGAAACCATCACGGGATCCGCGTCCATCCTCAGGCATCTGGAGCGTTATGCGCGCCCCGAGCACAAACTGTATCCGGACCCGCCGCTTCGGGCCCGGGTTGATGAACTGGAGGTCTTGTTCGACAGCGTGCTCGGGGTCGAAAGCCGCCGCTGGTTCTATTTCCAGTACCGTCAGCAACCGGCCTCCGCAATTCTCAGACTGATCGCGCAGAGGGTTCCCGCCCATGAACGCCTGCTGGCTCGCTGGTTGCTGTGGCCGATGCAGGAGTTTGCCAGGAAGCGACTGAACATATCGCTCCGGACGGTGGAGGCGGGACTCGAACAAGTCAGGCAGGTTCTCGCGCACACCGATACGCTGCTCGCCGATGGCCGTCCTTACCTTCTCGGCGACCGATTCACGGCGGCTGACCTGAGTTTCGCCTGCCTGATGGCGCCGTTTACGCTCCCGCGCCGCTACGGCGTTCGGCTCCCGGGCCCGGAGGAGTTGCCGGCCGCCATGCAGACAACCGTGAGCAGCATCAGCCAGTCCCTGTCGGGGCAACATGCGATCCGGCTTTTCGAGGAAGAACGTCCGGTATTGCCGCCATGCAGATAAAATGTTCCGGAAAATCGTGGTAAAAAACCGTTACGGAGAAGAAAGCATGCACCCCGCCCCGATCGAAGACCCGTTCCACGCCGCCTTCCG
The DNA window shown above is from Sulfuricaulis limicola and carries:
- a CDS encoding glutathione S-transferase family protein, producing the protein MTIRLLTIPISHYCEKARWGLERLGLAYHEEAHIQGFHYWRTWRLSRQPLVPVLIDNGETITGSASILRHLERYARPEHKLYPDPPLRARVDELEVLFDSVLGVESRRWFYFQYRQQPASAILRLIAQRVPAHERLLARWLLWPMQEFARKRLNISLRTVEAGLEQVRQVLAHTDTLLADGRPYLLGDRFTAADLSFACLMAPFTLPRRYGVRLPGPEELPAAMQTTVSSISQSLSGQHAIRLFEEERPVLPPCR